One window of the bacterium genome contains the following:
- a CDS encoding PIG-L family deacetylase has translation MSTIMVISTYVDEIPLHAGGLIANHSESGDKVIVVVMCYPARPSKLVYPEAGTKESLYGRFKTKENWIESVASREIKDIKKILGIEEVVTLDYESCSDDLFEKEIIDKITTLFNEYEPDVVVTHWPIGDYMDFVAAGSSVMRVLITRKLEKIPQVYFSETLTGKHTVCFSPNVYVDISKSIEKKQEACKHIWEGKNEEYFFYPYALPIAEFRGRECCVQYAEAYVQLYGNFGHVQYPRYKLDKSSRNAKVMNMNRTVNLLKRGKFGEGTGPTYPAKKQK, from the coding sequence ATGTCTACAATAATGGTTATTAGTACGTATGTTGATGAAATTCCTTTACACGCTGGCGGATTGATAGCAAATCATAGTGAATCAGGTGATAAGGTAATAGTTGTTGTAATGTGTTATCCTGCACGTCCATCAAAACTAGTATATCCTGAAGCTGGAACTAAAGAATCACTTTATGGTCGTTTTAAAACAAAAGAAAATTGGATTGAATCTGTAGCAAGTAGGGAAATAAAAGATATTAAAAAAATATTGGGCATTGAAGAAGTAGTCACACTTGATTATGAATCGTGTAGTGATGATTTATTTGAGAAAGAGATTATCGACAAAATTACTACATTGTTTAATGAATATGAACCAGATGTTGTTGTAACGCATTGGCCTATTGGTGATTATATGGATTTTGTTGCTGCTGGAAGTAGTGTTATGAGAGTATTAATTACTAGAAAATTGGAAAAGATACCACAGGTATATTTTTCAGAAACTCTTACAGGTAAACATACAGTTTGTTTTTCTCCAAACGTATATGTGGATATTAGCAAAAGTATAGAAAAAAAGCAGGAAGCATGCAAACATATATGGGAAGGTAAAAACGAGGAGTATTTCTTTTATCCATATGCGTTACCAATAGCAGAATTTCGTGGCAGAGAGTGTTGTGTGCAGTATGCTGAAGCTTATGTCCAGCTTTATGGAAATTTTGGACACGTGCAGTATCCAAGATACAAATTAGATAAATCATCCAGGAATGCAAAAGTAATGAATAT